From Heteronotia binoei isolate CCM8104 ecotype False Entrance Well chromosome 12, APGP_CSIRO_Hbin_v1, whole genome shotgun sequence, the proteins below share one genomic window:
- the FXYD6 gene encoding FXYD domain-containing ion transport regulator 6 codes for MMEPTLIFLCSLLLPVVSSADVADQKEDKDPFNYDYQTLRIGGLVFAVVFFTVGILLILSRRCRCTFSQKPRAPGDEEAPGENLIASNARGAPKAENWSLLLPLASPSPKVRVAPPLDRLLRPTPLESCLPPAHLRLGAPSVSQQPPEGGGPFECPSGCAFPQQPQDPRGGREAAMAGETSPEAEMARFTYDYEAIRRGGLIFAVAAFLVGLLVVLSRRFRCGGKQKPRQADEEEL; via the exons ATGATGGAGCCCACTCTGATCTTCCTTTGCTCTCTGCTGCTGCCTGTGGTCTCCTCGGCAGATG TGGCTGATCAAAAGGAGGACAAGGACCCCTTTAACTATG ACTACCAGACCCTGCGGATTGGGGGCCTGGTCTTCGCGGTGGTCTTCTTCACCGTGGGCATCCTCCTGATACTGA GCAGACGATGTCGGTGCACCTTCAGCCAAAAGCCACG GGCTCCGGGAGACGAGGAGGCTCCAGGGGAGAACTTGATTGCCTCCAATG CCAGAGGAGCCCCCAAGGCAGAGAACTG GTCTCTGCTGTTGCCCCTGGCCTCGCCCAGCCCTAAGGTCAGAGTTGCTCCCCCCCTTGACCGGCTGCTCCGGCCCACCCCTCTGGAAAGCTGCCTGCCTCCAGCACACCTTCGCCTGGGGGCCCCCTCCGTCTCCCAGCAGcccccagaggggggggggccctTCGAGTGTCCCTccggg TGCGCCTTCCCGCAGCAGCCCCAGGACCCGAGAGGAGGACGAGAGGCTGCCATGGCTGGCG aaACTTCCCCGGAGGCGGAGATGGCCAGGTTCACTTACG ACTACGAGGCCATCCGGAGGGGGGGGCTCATCTTCGCGGTGGCGGCCTTCCTCGTCGGCCTGCTCGTCGTGCTCA GCCGCCGTTTCCGCTGCGGAGGGAAGCAGAAGCCCag GCAAGCCGACGAAGAAGAGCTCTGA